The Petropleomorpha daqingensis genome includes a window with the following:
- a CDS encoding enoyl-CoA hydratase/isomerase family protein — protein sequence MTEPEFVTLQVEDGVGTIRLDRPKMNAIDEQLHWEVRRAAQEAGKRDDVRAVVLYGGERVFAAGADIKAMSQLDGAGMVAWGRELQYSFIEVARCPKPVIAAVTGYALGGGYELALCADFRVLGAGAKIGQPEILLGVIPGAGGTQRLARLVGPARAKDLVFTGRHVGAEEALEIGLADAVVPDDEVYSTAVAMAKKFAAGPPLALAAAKQAIDEGLDLPLAQGLALESRLFAELFDTEDQKIGMRSFLENGPGKATFTGR from the coding sequence ATGACGGAGCCGGAGTTCGTGACCCTGCAGGTGGAGGACGGGGTGGGCACGATCCGCCTCGACCGGCCGAAGATGAACGCGATCGACGAGCAGCTGCACTGGGAGGTCCGGCGGGCCGCGCAGGAGGCCGGCAAGCGCGACGACGTCCGCGCCGTCGTCCTGTACGGAGGCGAGCGGGTCTTCGCCGCAGGCGCCGACATCAAGGCGATGAGCCAGCTCGACGGGGCCGGCATGGTGGCCTGGGGCCGCGAGCTGCAGTACTCCTTCATCGAGGTGGCGCGCTGCCCCAAGCCGGTCATCGCCGCGGTCACCGGCTACGCCCTCGGCGGCGGCTACGAGCTCGCCCTCTGCGCGGACTTCCGCGTGCTCGGCGCCGGGGCCAAGATCGGCCAGCCCGAGATCCTGCTCGGCGTCATCCCGGGCGCCGGCGGCACCCAGCGCCTCGCCCGGCTGGTCGGCCCGGCCCGCGCCAAGGACCTCGTCTTCACCGGCCGGCACGTCGGCGCCGAGGAGGCGCTCGAGATCGGGCTGGCCGACGCCGTCGTCCCGGACGACGAGGTCTACTCCACCGCCGTCGCCATGGCGAAGAAGTTCGCCGCCGGACCGCCGCTGGCCCTCGCCGCCGCCAAGCAGGCGATCGACGAGGGGCTGGACCTGCCGCTGGCCCAGGGGCTGGCGCTGGAGAGCCGGCTGTTCGCCGAGCTGTTCGACACCGAGGACCAGAAGATCGGGATGCGCTCGTTCCTCGAGAACGGGCCGGGCAAGGCCACGTTCACCGGTCGCTAG
- a CDS encoding ABC transporter ATP-binding protein gives MKGVDVVRGETFLLRGVDWTVEADHRWVVLGPNGAGKTTLLQLAAAQMHPTRGVVELLGETLGAVDVFELRPRIGLTSAALAQRIAPAEKTGDVVVSAGYAVVGRWRERYDVHDLTRAGMLMQQWGVEQFAHRPFGTLSEGERKRAQIARALMPDPELLLLDEPGAGLDLGGREDLVSRLSDLAHYHFAPAQVLVTHHVEEIPPGYSHALLLREGAVVAQGAADDVLTAANLSDTFGVPLALTRTDGRFAARRAA, from the coding sequence ATGAAGGGAGTCGACGTCGTACGGGGGGAGACCTTCCTGCTCCGCGGTGTCGACTGGACGGTGGAGGCCGACCACCGCTGGGTGGTGCTCGGCCCCAACGGCGCCGGGAAGACGACGCTGCTGCAGCTGGCCGCCGCGCAGATGCACCCCACCCGCGGGGTGGTGGAGCTGCTGGGGGAGACCCTCGGCGCGGTCGACGTCTTCGAGCTGCGCCCGCGGATCGGCCTCACCAGCGCGGCGCTCGCCCAGCGGATCGCGCCGGCCGAGAAGACCGGCGACGTCGTCGTCTCCGCCGGGTACGCCGTGGTCGGGCGCTGGCGCGAGCGCTACGACGTCCACGACCTGACCCGTGCCGGGATGCTCATGCAGCAGTGGGGCGTCGAGCAGTTCGCCCACCGGCCGTTCGGCACCCTCAGCGAGGGCGAGCGCAAGCGCGCCCAGATCGCCCGCGCGCTCATGCCCGACCCCGAGCTGCTGCTGCTCGACGAGCCCGGCGCCGGGCTCGACCTCGGCGGCCGTGAGGACCTCGTCTCGCGGCTCTCCGACCTCGCGCACTACCACTTCGCGCCGGCCCAGGTGCTGGTCACCCACCACGTCGAGGAGATCCCGCCCGGCTACTCGCACGCCCTTCTGCTGCGCGAGGGCGCGGTCGTGGCGCAGGGCGCGGCCGACGACGTCCTGACCGCGGCGAACCTGTCGGACACCTTCGGCGTGCCGCTGGCGCTGACCCGCACCGATGGCCGCTTCGCCGCCCGACGCGCGGCCTGA